One genomic window of Cercospora beticola chromosome 5, complete sequence includes the following:
- a CDS encoding uncharacterized protein (antiSMASH:Cluster_12) gives MSSLSRRACYKCGNVGHYAEVCSSSERLCYNCKQPGHESNNCPHPRTTETKQCYHCQGLGHVQADCPTLRLSGGARGAGNCYSCGQAGHLARNCPTPNAAPAAPPAGRGAGGPARGGYGGGFRGGFAGANRAATCYKCGGPNHFARDCQAHAMKCYACGKLGHISRDCTAPNGGPLNSAGKTCYRCGEAGHISRDCPSAEQVNGTAVNGEVAPDAAVQPEPIAAPVAPTQVVA, from the exons ATGTCGTCTCTTTCGCGCCGAGCATGCTACAAGTGCGGCAACGTTGGACACTATGCCGAGGTTTGCTCCAGCAGTGAGCGCCTGTGCTACAACTGCAAGCAGCCAG GCCATGAGAGCAACAACTGCCCGCACCCAAGGACAACTGAGA CGAAGCAGTGCTACCACTGTCAAGGACTCGGCCACGTCCAAGCCGACTGCCCAACTCTGCGGTTGAGCGGAGGCGCTCGTGGTGCCGGCAACTGCTACTCGTGCGGTCAGGCTGGCCATCTCGCA CGTAACTGCCCGACTCCCAACGCTGCTCCCGCTGCTCCACCTGCCggtcgtggtgctggtggaCCAGCTCGTGGCGGATATGGTGGCGGTTTCCGAGGTGGTTTTGCCGGTGCCAACCGTGCTGCGACTTGCTACAAGTGCGGTGGTCCAAACCACTTTGCTCGTGACTGCCAGGCCCACGCCATGAAGTGCTATGCTTGCGGCAAGCTTGGCCACATTTCCCGTGACTGCACTGCGCCAAATGGCGGTCCATTGAACAGCGCTGGCAAGACTTGCTACCGCTGCGGCGAGGCTGGCCACATCAGCCGCGACTGTCCATCTGCTGAGCAAGTCAACGGTACTGCAGTAAATGGCGAGGTCGCTCcagatgctgctgtgcagcctGAGCCAATCGCTGCTCCTGTCGCGCCCACCCAGGTCGTGGCTTAG
- a CDS encoding uncharacterized protein (antiSMASH:Cluster_12), whose product MSRSQQERVENALQSLLERTIPPQQPGEDEDSADQRWEDANQIATNLIDEGEHEPLPIDDVNQAADLIKRKLVRDGDAAQATTFSNLYSRLLSQPVLNNKWAILYFLLRVGEDERLKAGRNGSHAQERAGSQPRQYEVQAEEDDEEEPDTEQDEQHAERREIFNDAFARNGLPRQPHTQNPGQQEAETTVRDRERPMPPRPRTQERANGTPQPQSPVKNTSGALHPPEAALLRDLPFTLQGLSSTHLPFADKKSIRLPTTLPVPIISLLHQLAEPSLLYRSLSDFVDSNDGGLVGQSLRSAIGQELRSYLSLVATLEGQIRRALAELDEQKPDGGFGKAGVTLKRCVVWTREATLGLRLMSMIVESAKGKKGGELISLIHGFSSQHGDPFVHNFAEKLLTQVTRPFYHMLRAWIYDGELEDPYREFFVVENPDEEGGATSVWEQKYSLQEAMIPTIMSSDFANRVYLIGKSLNFIRYACGDSAWVESYSKSASKELKYGDTADLFASIDEAYKAVMARLMDLLETKFALSTHLKAMKKYLLLGQGDFIALLMESLSQNLDRPANSQYRHTLTAQLEHAIRNSNAQHDNADVLRRLDARMLELSHGEIGWDVFTLEYRVDSPLDVIVTPWAGRQYLKVFNFLWRVKRVEFALSTTWRRLQTGARGVLASVGDKLASDWKSARGRLAEMIHFVDQLQYYVLFEVIEKGWADLQRNMTKPDATLDTLINAHTEYLRNITRKGLLGASGMVGLDFTTQLHELFKLMLAYRDALDSLYSYSVAEFTRRQDMAAKIETRSRAGRWGITEADEGSEPSPLFPTASKTTRERLRERETDSPIPPLLPLQGGIDGERNMLDSIRQRLKGLEGDFKAKVNVLLGDLAYQPDSDMRFLAIAMNFNEVYAPVKRSRRKAGDKDKG is encoded by the coding sequence ATGTCGCGAAGTCAACAAGAACGCGTCGAAAACGCGCTTCAATCTCTTCTTGAACGAACCATCCCCCCGCAACAACcaggcgaggatgaagataGCGCAGACCAGCGCTGGGAAGATGCAAACCAGATCGCAACGAACCTGATTGACGAGGGCGAGCACGAACCCTTGCCAATTGACGATGTCAATCAAGCGGCAGACCTGATCAAGAGGAAGCTTGTGCGCGACGGAGATGCTGCGCAGGCGACCACTTTCAGCAACCTGTACTCCAGGCTGTTGAGCCAGCCGGTATTGAACAACAAATGGgctatactttactttttGCTGCGGGTTGGAGAGGACGAAAGGCTCAAGGCTGGTAGGAATGGCAGCCATGCGCAAGAGAGGGCAGGATCACAACCACGGCAGTACGAGGTTCaggcagaagaggacgacgaggaggagccgGACACGGAACAGGATGAGCAACATGCAGAGCGTCGCGAGATCTTCAACGATGCATTTGCGAGGAATGGGCTGCCCAGACAGCCGCATACCCAAAATCCTGGACAACAGGAAGCGGAGACTACAGTGCGCGATCGAGAGCGACCTATGCCTCCGAGACCAAGGACTCAGGAACGGGCAAACGGGACACCGCAACCTCAATCTCCGGTGAAGAATACGTCGGGCGCGCTTCACCCCCCAGAGGCAGCGCTCTTGCGCGATCTGCCATTCACACTACAAGGCCTCTCCTCCACACATTTGCCATTTGCGGACAAGAAGAGCATTAGATTACCTACGACATTGCCAGTGCCAATCATCTCTCTGCTACATCAACTTGCCGAGCCGTCGCTACTGTACAGATCGCTCTCCGACTTTGTTGACTCGAACGATGGCGGCTTAGTTGGTCAGAGTCTGCGGAGTGCAATAGGGCAGGAACTGCGATCGTATTTGAGTCTGGTCGCTACCCTTGAGGGTCAAATCCGACGGGCGCTGGCTGAGCTCGATGAGCAGAAACCTGACGGAGGCTTTGGGAAAGCAGGAGTCACTCTCAAACGATGCGTGGTCTGGACCAGAGAGGCCACGCTAGGCCTGCGGCTTATGAGCATGATCGTGGAGTCAGCCAAAGGCAAGAAAGGTGGCGAGCTGATCAGTTTGATACACGGGTTTTCATCACAACATGGCGATCCATTTGTGCACAATTTTGCAGAGAAGCTGCTCACACAAGTTACCAGACCTTTCTACCACATGCTCAGAGCGTGGATCTACGATGGCGAGCTCGAGGATCCTTACAGGGAGTTCTTCGTGGTAGAAAATCCGGATGAAGAGGGTGGTGCGACCAGTGTCTGGGAGCAAAAGTACAGCCTGCAGGAGGCCATGATCCCTACCATCATGAGTTCGGACTTTGCGAACCGCGTCTACCTTATCGGAAAGAGTCTGAACTTCATTCGCTACGCTTGTGGCGACAGTGCTTGGGTGGAATCATACAGCAAGTCAGCTTCAAAAGAGTTGAAGTATGGCGACACGGCGGACTTATTCGCTAGCATTGACGAAGCATACAAAGCTGTTATGGCCCGACTCATGGACTTGCTGGAGACGAAATTTGCTTTATCGACGCACCTGAAAGCTATGAAGAAATATCTGTTACTGGGCCAGGGCGATTTTATCGCTCTGCTCATGGAATCTCTATCGCAAAATCTCGATCGACCGGCTAACAGCCAGTATCGCCATACACTCACAGCTCAGCTGGAGCATGCTATTCGTAATTCCAACGCTCAGCACGATAACGCAGACGTCCTACGCCGCCTTGATGCTCGTATGTTGGAGCTCAGTCATGGCGAGATCGGTTGGGATGTCTTTACATTAGAGTATCGAGTGGATTCGCCTTTGGACGTCATCGTCACTCCCTGGGCAGGCCGCCAGTATCTCAAAGTCTTCAATTTCTTATGGAGAGTGAAACGTGTGGAGTTCGCGCTTTCCACGACATGGAGAAGGCTCCAGACTGGTGCCCGTGGCGTGCTAGCCTCAGTGGGAGACAAGCTTGCTTCAGACTGGAAATCGGCGAGAGGTCGACTCGCGGAGATGATCCACTTCGTGGACCAGCTTCAATACTACGTCctcttcgaagtcatcgagaAAGGCTGGGCTGACTTACAACGGAACATGACGAAGCCTGATGCTACACTCGACACGCTCATCAATGCTCATACAGAGTATCTTCGCAACATCACGAGAAAAGGACTTCTCGGCGCTTCTGGCATGGTCGGCCTAGACTTCACCACACAGCTCCACGAGTTGTTCAAGTTAATGCTGGCCTATCGCGACGCTCTCGATAGTCTCTACAGCTATAGCGTAGCAGAATTCACCCGTCGACAAGACATGGCCGCAAAAATCGAGACACGTAGTCGCGCTGGTCGCTGGGGCATCACAGAAGCGGACGAAGGGTCAGAACCTTCGCCACTCTTCCCGACCGCAAGCAAAACGACAAGGGAGCGTTTGCGAGAACGAGAGACGGACTCTCCGATACCTCCTTTGTTACCTCTTCAAGGCGGCATCGATGGCGAACGGAATATGTTGGATTCGATTCGGCAGCGGTTGAAGGGTTTGGAAGGAGATTTCAAGGCGAAGGTCAATGTGCTGTTGGGAGATTTGGCGTATCAGCCGGACAGCGATATGAGGTTTCTGGCGATTGCGATGAACTTCAATGAGGTTTATGCGCCGGTCAAGCGTTCGAGAAGGAAGGCGGGAGACAAGGATAAGGGGTAA
- the ERG10A gene encoding Acetyl-CoA acetyltransferase erg10A, mitochondrial — MSSPLLRRSLQTLSSRSATMSSTPAQRLQAVQRQFSVSTRRPKEIQDAYILSAVRTPTALFNGSFSSVSAPELGATAIKEALKRSDVPAEKITSVYMGNVMQAAVGQAPARQATIFAGLSPSVEATTINKVCASGLKAVSIAAQQIELGQEEAVVAGGMENMSRVPYYTARGPQLPAFGNVTAEDGLIKDGLWDVYNQIHMGNCAENTAKKYEISREQQDEYAIESFKRAGEAWKAGLFKDEVVPVTVKGKKGDTVISEDEGYGRLKLDKVATLKPAFDRSGKGTVTAANSSSMNDGASALIVANKELAKQYGKGKRVLAKIVAYADAAVDPIDFPIAPAKVVPIVLERAGITKEQVKVWEFNEAFAAVIKANAKILGLGSDNVNPRGGAISLGHALGSSGSRIMVTLLHQLKKGEYGCAAICNGGGAASAMVVQIVDADEL; from the exons ATGTCTTCACCTCTCCTCCGCCGTTCCCTCCAGACTCTGTCCAGCAGATCCGCCACAATGTCCTCGACTCCAGCACAACGACTACAGGCCGTCCAACGGCAATTCAGCGTTTCCACGCGACGACCGAAAGAAATCCAAGACGCCTATATTCTTTCCGCGGTCCGAACGCCAACTGCACTCTTCAATGGCTCTTTCTCGTCCGTCTCTGCACCTGAACTAGGCGCGACAGCAATCAAGGAAGCCTTGAAACGATCCGATGTCCCCGCCGAAAAGATCACGTCCGTATACATGGGCAACGTTATGCAGGCTGCTGTCGGCCAAGCACCCGCTCGTCAAGCCACCATATTCGCTGGCTTGTCACCTTCGGTAGAAGCAACAACGATCAACAAAGTGTGCGCTTCGGGACTGAAAGCTGTGTCGATCGCAGCGCAGCAAATTGAGCTGGGGCAAGAGGAGGCTGTTGTCGCAGGTGGAATGGAGAACATGTCAAGAGTACCATACTATACTGCTCGAGGACCACAATTACCGGCTTTTGGAAATGTCACGGCTGAGGATGGCTTGATTAAGGACGGATTGTGGGATGTTTACAATCAGATTCACATGGGCAACTGCGCGGAAAACACGGCGAAGAAATATGAAATTAGCCGGGAACAGCAGGACGAGTATGCGATCGAGAGCTTTAAGCGGGCAGGTGAGGCGTGGAAGGCGGGGCTCTTCAAGGATGAGGTCGTGCCGGTGACAgtgaagggcaagaagggcgaTACTGTGATCTCAGAAGATGAGGGATACGGGAGGTTAAAGCTGGACAAGGTTGCTACTCTGAAGCCAGCATTTGATCGCAGTGGTAAGGGAACTGTTACTGCGGCAAACAGCTCAAGTATGAACGATGGAGCTTCAGCGTTGATCGTGGCAAACAAGGAGCTGGCGAAGCAATACGGCAAGGGGAAGAGAGTGCTTGCGAAGATTGTGGCATACGCAGACGCCGCTGTGGACCCCATCGATTTCCCAATTGCCCCTGCGAAGGTCGTTCCGATTGTGCTCGAGCGCGCCGGTATCACGAAAGAGCAGGTCAAGGTGTGGGAGTTCAACGAGGCTTTCGCGGCGGTGATTAAGGCGAATGCTAAG ATTCTTGGACTCGGTTCCGATAATGTCAATCCTCGCGGTGGTGCCATCTCGCTCGGCCACGCACTCGGCAGCTCCGGATCAAGAATCATGGTCACCTTGCTGCACCAGCTGAAGAAGGGCGAGTACGGTTGCGCAGCCATTTGCAACGGTGGAGGAGCGGCTAGCGCCATGGTCGTCCAGATAGTCGATGCAGATGAGCTGTAG
- a CDS encoding uncharacterized protein (BUSCO:EOG09262MJW~antiSMASH:Cluster_12): MDAIKDTVNKLASSLHIGGGQQQPASQPPTEQEFKELKEKYEKAGQGQVFSFWEELNTQEQGELYQQAKSIDPENINNITKKTLHPAKTEGEDKKPELEPLPESATTSTIDSDENDLKKWYDSGLKLISEGKVGVVLMAGGQGTRLGSSAPKGCYDIELPSHKSLFQLQAERIWKLQHLASKIHNKEEVTIPWYIMTSGPTRKPTQEFFEEKKYFGLNRNNVLFFEQGILPCITMEGQILLESKSKIAVAPDGNGGLYNGLINAGIVHDMEKRGVKHIHAYCVDNCLVRVADPTFIGFSAEKNVSIATKVVRKRNAKESVGLILQKNGKPDVVEYSEIDAETAEAKDPKDNNLLKFRAANIVNHYYSFEFLDSIPQWAHKLPHHIAKKKIPTVDEKGNPVKPEKPNGIKMEQFVFDCFPFLEMDKFASMEVKREDEFSPLKNAKGTGEDDPETSRKDILLQGKRFLEEAGAVVVSEKQDEGVEVSPLISYSGEGLEYLKGREIKAPAVIEKEA; this comes from the exons ATGGATGCCATCAAGGATACCGTCAACAAGCTGGCCTCTTCCCTTCATATTGGCGGTGGCCAGCAACAGCCCGCCTCTCAGCCACCTACCGAGCAGGAGTTTAAAGAGTTGAAGGAAAAGTACGAGAAGGCCGGTCAGGGGCAAGTCTTCTCTTTCTGGGAGGAGCTGAACACGCAAGAGCAAGGCGAACTATACCAGCAAGCAAAGAGCATCGATCCAGaaaacatcaacaacatcaccaagAAGACGCTGCACCCAGCAAAGACGGAAGGGGAAGACAAGAAGCCTGAGCTGGAACCTCTGCCAGAGTCTGCCACTACATCTACGATCGACAGTGACGAGAATGACCTGAAAAAGTGGTATGACTCGGGCCTGAAGCTCATCTCAGAGGGAAAGGTCGGTGTAGTGCTCATGGCTGGCGGGCAAGGCACACGTTTGGGCAGCTCAGCACCAAAGGGCTGCTATGACATTGAGCTTCCAAGTCATAAGTCTCTCTTCCAACTACAAGCGGAGCGTATTTGGAAGCTCCAGCATTTGGCTAGTAAAATTCACAACAAGGAAGAAGTGACGATCCCGTGGTACATCATGACCTCTGGCCCAACGAGGAAGCCGACACAGGAGTttttcgaggagaagaagtactttgGGCTCAATCGCAACAAcgtgctcttcttcgagcaaGGTATCCTGCCGTGCATTACTATGGAGGGACAGATTCTGTtggagagcaagagcaagattgCTGTAGCGCCAGATGGGAATGGAGGACTGTACAATGGCTTGATCAACGCTGGAATCGTTCATGATATGGAAAAGCGTGGCGTCAAGCACATTCACGCTTACTGCGTCGACAACTGCCTGGTTCGCGTTGCTGATCCGACTTTCATTGGCTTCAGCGCTGAGAAGAATGTTTCCATCGCGACCAAGGTTGTGAGAAAGCGCAACGCCAAGGAGAGCGTCGGCCTGATCTTGCAAAAGAACGGCAAGCCAGATGTCGTGGAGTATTCTGAG ATTGATGCAGAGACCGCCGAGGCCAAAGACCCGAAGGACAACAATCTGCTCAAGTTCCGTGCCGCAAATATCGTCAACCACTACTACAGCTTCGAGTTCCTCGATTCGATACCGCAATGGGCTCACAAACTACCTCATCACAttgcaaagaagaagatcccAACTGTCGACGAGAAGGGCAATCCAGTCAAGCCCGAGAAGCCGAATGGTATCAAGATGGAGCAGTTTGTGTTCGATTGCTTCCCATTCCTGGAAATGGACAAGTTCGCCAGCATGGAAGTAAAGCGCGAGGACGAGTTCTCTCCCCTCAAGAACGCGAAGGGTactggcgaggatgatccAGAGACCTCCCGCAAGGATATTCTCCTACAAGGCAAGCGCTTCTTGGAGGAAGCTGGCGCGGTCGTTGTTAGTGAGAAGCAGGACGAGGGCGTGGAGGTGTCGCCTCTCATCAGCTATTCTGGCGAGGGACTGGAGTACCTCAAGGGTAGAGAGATCAAGGCGCCGGCCGTCATCGAGAAAGAGGCGTAG
- a CDS encoding uncharacterized protein (CAZy:GH16) — MPTPHPLVGLIAGSSLVTIAMAQTFSQSKTFTFTGSALPPELTPSTWPVYEESNPNAKYDRIFEEKNVIVRDGFLELRVPGGQKPTDGGRGPISCAEVGTTFEVKYASVKTYAILSEEPGVCNGMFMYKDYNQETDIEWISDSESFANQQFSSNGSRVLLYTNQGPSGNTDALTVSGRAPADATSAVHEYRLDWTEDAVEFYLDGVKQQTLTDYVPTVGGSWLWNSWVNGDPYFTAGPPVNDAVFKILRIEMDYNPA; from the exons ATGCCTACCCCACATCCCCTCGTCGGCCTGATCGCTGGCTCGTCACTTGTAACCATCGCTATGGCGCAAACTTTCTCACAATCCAAGACCTTCACATTCACAGGCAGCGCCCTCCCGCCCGAGTTGACGCCTTCGACATGGCCAGTGTACGAAGAGTCCAATCCGAACGCAAAGTACGATCGCATATTCGAGGAAAAGAATGTTATCGTTCGAGACGGCTTTCTCGAACTTCGCGTTCCAGGAGGACAGAAACCGACAGATGGAGGGAGAGGACCGATTAGTTGTGCAGAAGTGGGGACAACGTTTGAAGTCAAATATGCTTCCGTGAAGACGTACGCGATCTTGAGTGAGGAGCCGGGTGTGTGTAATG GAATGTTCATGTACAAAGACTACAACCAAGAGACCGACATCGAATGGATTAGTGACTCAGAATCATTCGCAAACCAGCAGTTCAGCTCCAATGGGTCGAGGGTTCTCCTGTATACGAATCAAGGACCGAGTGGTAACACTGATGCATTGACCGTCTCTGGAAGAGCGCCGGCAGATGCTACATCGGCAGTGCACGAGTATCGCTTGGATTGGACAGAAGATGCCGTGGAGTTCTATTTGGATGGCGTGAAACAGCAAACGCTTACGGACTATGTGCCGACGGTCGGTGGCAGTTGGCTGTGGAATTCCTGGGT GAACGGCGACCCTTACTTCACAGCTGGACCGCCCGTGAATGACGCAGTTTTCAAGATCCTGCGCATAGAGATGGACTATAATCCCGCCTAA
- a CDS encoding uncharacterized protein (antiSMASH:Cluster_12): MSSARSIMRASCLAVRSTARPFSTTTARFAVPLNERGNDTADEYRRIMKSKPLNPHMTNTNSTIANEMPNVGEDAAPPELITSVDANFVPKDSKPENTERMTGGTQKPAPESGPNAGLDVGEIEGGTFKVEPLRRTGEDVNTMRARLVYQSRKRGTLESDLLLSTFADANLGTMTMKQLQQYDLFLDENDWDIYYWTTQEPTPTSMAYAEGAGPDMAAPEMQGKDVVDVGATTTKSASSDGTRVREPGTGEWAATIGTFKAAYRPVPARWKNSEILSMLRKHVKDRSAGGVQDHGQVDVSSQRKGGGLGFMPELKNFDQ; this comes from the exons ATGTCTTCCGCACGATCTATCATGCGCGCCAGCTGCCTGGCAGTGCGCTCGACCGCGCGACCATTCTCCACCACGACGGCAAGATTCGCAGTCCCTCTCAATGAACGCGGCAACGACACAGCAGACGAATACCGCCGAATCATGAAATCGAAGCCGCTCAACCCTCACATGACCAACACCAACTCAACAATCGCCAACGAGATGCCCAACGTGGGCGAAGACGCCGCTCCACCGGAGCTCATCACCAGCGTAGACGCCAACTTCGTACCAAAGGACTCCAAGCCCGAGAACACAGAGCGCATGACAGGCGGCACCCAAAAGCCTGCGCCAGAATCCGGCCCCAACGCAGGCCTCGATGTAGGTGAAATCGAAGGCGGCACGTTCAAAGTGGAACCTCTTCGTCGCACCGGTGAAGACGTCAACACAATGCGCGCTCGTCTCGTCT ATCAAAGCCGGAAAAGAGGGACATTAGAGTccgatctccttctttccaccTTCGCCGATGCCAACCTCGgaacgatgacgatgaagcaaTTGCAGCAATACGATCTTTTCCTCGATGAGAATGATTGGGATATTTATTACTGGACTACGCAAGAGCCGACACCGACTTCTATGGCGTATGCAGAGGGTGCGGGGCCGGATATGGCTGCGCCGGAGATGCAGGGCAAAGATGTTGTGGATGTTGGTGCTACGACGACTAAGTCTGCTTCTTCCGATGGCACAAGAGTTCGGGAGCCTGGTACTGGGGAGTGGGCGGCGACAATTGGTACTTTCAAGGCGGCTTATCGACCTGTACCGGCGAGGTGGAAGAATAGCGAGATCTTGTCTATGTTGCGGAAGCATGTTAAGGATCGTAGTGCAGGAGGTGTGCAGGATCATGGACAGGTGGATGTTTCTAGTCAACGTAAAGGCGGTGGCTTGGGATTCATGCCTGAGCTGAAGAACTTTGATCAGTGA
- a CDS encoding uncharacterized protein (MEROPS:MER0016549~antiSMASH:Cluster_12), producing MGLASLCTFISALASCVFAAYPSQPEGITTTQIEGKPGVSISFKKTTICETRSKAYAGYVHLPSTLLNDDEGEATAYNASIFFWYFEARNDPSHAQTAIYLAGGPGISSMTAATQSGGPCIVLPDANSTESNPWAWNEFVNMLYIDQPVGTGFSYDSLINGTRNLLFTGAEDGDTFDITPTETGNGTQGIEDPTNLLGTFSSQSTLRTVNTTANAARTLWEFGQAWFSSFPGYKTADKRISILGNSYAGYYVPYSAAYFQEQNVKIQAGELQAQVLPINTIGWTNGCTDMLYQAEWYPDMAYNNTYDLQVLPDEAYAAAKDAWNTEGGCRDQILACREAGNTFDSAMYGNNDAVNQICKAASYYCAVNIILGPFAAYTNRSAFDLSHFDPDPSPPYYSAGFFNQGWVQKDLGVPLNFTRRSFAVSSAFLPTADAFRVEGLKNIEYLLSQGVKVSMVYGDRDYRCPWDGGEKLSLAANWSSSTAFRSAGYADIKIGDCGQAGGVVRQHGGLSFSRVFQAGHDVAFSQPRTAFEIFKRSILGFDVARGKRQTDDQYSTTGPRDSWHIRETLPEPPAFECNIYAVPESCTAEQYLALQDGSAVVEYGIVIRPKAVMAESRNDLS from the exons ATGGGCCTCGCATCACTCTGTACATTCATTAGCGCTCTTGCTTCCTGTGTATTTGCCGCATATCCTTCTCAACCAGAAGGCATTACTACGACACAGATCGAAGGCAAGCCTGGAGTGTCGATTTCATTCAAGAAG ACGACCATATGTGAAACTCGATCCAAGGCCTACGCGGGCTATGTACATCTTCCAAGCACGCTActcaacgacgacgaaggcGAGGCCACGGCGTACAACGCATCGATATTCTTCTGGTACTTCGAAGCACGCAACGATCCGAGCCATGCGCAGACTGCGATATATCTTGCCGGTGGGCCAGGTATCTCTTCAATGACGGCCGCGACACAATCTGGAGGCCCATGTATTGTACTACCGGACGCGAACAGTACAGAGAGCAACCCATGGGCGTGGAACGAGTTCGTCAATATGCTTTACATTGACCAGCCAGTCGGCACAGGCTTTTCATACGACTCTTTGATCAATGGCACGAGGAACTTGCTCTTCACTGgagctgaagatggcgataCTTTTGATATCACACCTACAGAGACTGGCAATGGGACACAAGGCATCGAAGATCCCACAAATCTTCTCGGAACCTTTTCAAGCCAATCCACTCTACGAACCGTGAACACTACAGCAAATGCTGCGCGAACGCTTTGGGAATTTGGTCAGGCGTGGTTCTCCTCATTCCCTGGCTACAAGACTGCAGACAAACGGATCTCCATCTTGGGCAATTCCTACGCCGGCTACTATGTTCCTTACAGTGCAGCCTATTTTCAAGAGCAGAATGTCAAGATACAAGCAGGTGAACTGCAAGCTCAAGTCTTGCCAATCAACACCATAGGCTGGACAAATGGGTGTACCGACATGCTTTATCAGGCTGAGTGGTATCCTGACATGGCATACAACAACACATACGACCTACAGGTACTTCCGGATGAAGCTTATGCGGCAGCAAAGGACGCCTGGAACACTGAAGGCGGCTGCCGAGACCAAATTCTCGCGTGTCGCGAAGCTGGGAACACCTTCGACTCTGCAATGTATGGCAACAACGATGCTGTCAATCAAATTTGTAAAGCAGCGAGCTACTACTGCGCCGTGAACATCATCCTCGGTCCATTCGCCGCGTATACCAACCGCTCAGCATTCGATCTCTCCCATTTCGATCCCGATCCTTCGCCTCCGTATTACTCCGCCGGCTTCTTCAATCAAGGCTGGGTGCAAAAGGATCTAGGAGTACCACTGAATTTCACTCGAAGATCGTTCGCCGTTTCGAGCGCATTCCTTCCTACTGCCGATGCTTTCCGGGTCGAAGGGCTCAAGAATATTGAATATCTCCTCTCTCAAGGCGTCAAAGTATCCATGGTCTATGGTGATCGTGATTACCGCTGCCCGTGGGATGGTGGTGAGAAGTTGTCTCTTGCTGCGAACTGGTCTAGCTCCACTGCGTTTCGATCGGCAGGCTATGCCGACATCAAGATCGGTGACTGCGGCCAAGCTGGCGGCGTGGTCCGACAACATGGAGGCCTCTCTTTCAGTCGGGTCTTCCAAGCGGGCCACGATGTCGCATTTTCGCAGCCAAGGACTGCATTCGAGATTTtcaagagaagtatacttgGATTCGATGTAGCGAGGGGAAAGCGGCAAACGGACGATCAATACTCTACCACAGGTCCGAGAGACTCCTGGCATATCAGAGAGACTTTACCAGAACCGCCGGCGTTTGAGTGCAATATTTACGCCGTGCCGGAGAGCTGCACGGCTGAGCAGTATCTTGCTCTTCAGGACGGAAGTGCTGTGGTCGAGTATGGTATCGTCATCCGACCCAAGGCTGTGATGGCTGAGAGTCGTAATGATTTATCCTGA